In the Neisseria sp. KEM232 genome, CGACCGCTACACCGCCCTCGCCCACCCTACCCAAGCCGACTTCAACGGCCATTCCGACAACCCGCGTTTTGCCATCGACCCCGCAAGCCGCCAAGCCGCCCTCGCCGCGCACGGCCTTAACACGGGTAAACCCGTTATCGCCTTCTGCCCCGGCGCGGAATACGGCCCGGCCAAACGCTGGCCTGCGCGCCATTTCGCCGAACTCGGCCGCCGTTATCTCGCGCAGGGTTGGCAGGTTTGGCTGTTCGGCTCGCAAAAAGACTTCCCCATCGCCGAAGAAATCAACGCCCTTTCAGACGGCCTCTGCACCAATCTTTGCGGCAAAACCAGTCTCTCCGAAGCCATCGACCTGCTCTCCTGCGCCGACACCGTAATCTGCAACGACAGCGGCCTGATGCACCTGGCCGCCGCGCTCGACAGAAAACTTGTCGCCGCCTACGGCTCGTCCAGCCCCGACCACACGCCGCCCCTAAGCCCGAAAGCCAAAATCGTCAGCCTGAACCTCGACTGCTCGCCCTGTTTCAAACGCGAATGCCCGCTGGGGCACACCGACTGTCTGAACAAACTCACGCCCGATATGGTGCGAAACGCAGCCGAAGAATTGGCGGAAGAAAACAAGGCCGTCTGAACGGACTTCTTGAAAACAATATAGACCATGCAGCAAAAGGCCGTCTGAAAGCATATCTTCCGCCCGAACACTTAGGAAACCGCTTGTTAACTTCGTTGGAACTTCACTTTCAGACGGCCTTTTTATGCCCATATGCCATATTTTTAAAACATGCCGCGCTAAAAACCATACACAGCGGCAAAATATCCCACAAAACAAAAGAAGCATTTCTTTTACTCTTTTTCATTCCCCGTTCCGAAAACGGCATCTTTTCCGAAAAAATCATCACTTCCACATCCGATTTCTGCCGTAAACAATCAAAAACAAACCCCATCATGCATTTTGCCGGGACGCCGTGCTTAAAAACGGTATAATGCGGCAAAAATTCCAACAGTTTCCGCCCAAGCCGATATGCAAAACAGAGCGGAACACATAACAAACCAGCACAACGGAGCAAATAATGACCCCCACCAGCCATCTGGTTCGCGACGAAATCCGCGCCATGTCGGCCTATGCCGTCGCCGCCGTGCCCGAAGACTGCATCAAGCTCGACGCCATGGAGCTGCCCTGCCGTTTTCCCGACGACATGATGCGGGAGCTGGCGCAAGAGCTGGCGCAGGCGCAGATCAACCGCTATCCCGCGCCCGACGCCTGCGGGGTACCCGAACTGCTGCGCGACACCTTCGCCATTCCCGATGCGGCGCAGATTGCCTTGGGCAACGGCTCGGACGAACTGATCCAACTCCTGCCGCTGCTTTTGGCCAAACCGGGCGCGAAAATGCTGGCACTCGAACCAAGTTTTGTCATGTACCGCCACAACGCGGCGCTGGCGGGCATGGAATACGTCGGCGTGCCGCTGAACGGTGATTTCACGCTCAACCTGCCCGCCGTGCTGGCCGCGCTGGAAACCCACCGCCCCGCCCTGGTTTTTCTCGCCTATCCGAACAACCCGACGGGCGTGCGTTTTGCGCGGGAAGAAGTACAGGCGGTTATCGACGCCGCGCCGGGCGTGGTGGTGGTTGACGAAGCATACGGCGCGTTCAGCGGCGACAGTTTCCTGCCGCAGGCGGGCGGCGAGGAAAAGCTGGTAGTGCTGCGCACGCTGAGCAAAATCGGTTTTGCCGGGCTGCGGCTGGGCTATGCCTGCGGCCATCCGTCGCTGATGGGCGAGCTGGCGAAAATCGTGCCGCCCTACAATATGAACCGCCTGAGCCTGACCGCCGCCGCTTTCGCCCTGCGCCGCTACGGCTGGGTGGCTAAGCAGATAGTGTCTTTAAAAGAAGAACGCGCGCGCCTGAGCGAAGCACTCGCCCGCCTGCCGCAGGTGCGCGTTTTCCCCAGCGAAGCCAACTTCGTCACCGCGCGCGTGCCCGATGCGGCGGCGGTATACGAAGCGCTGAAAGCGCACAATATTTTGATTAAAAAGCTGCACGGCTCGCATCCGCTGCTCGAACAGTGCCTGAGATTCACCGTCGGTTCGCCCGAGCAGAACCGTCAGGTTTCCAACGTTTTGCAAACACTTTTTTGATTTGAAAGGTCAAACCATGGATAAAAAAACCATCCGCACCGAAAACTTCCTGCGCCTCGTCGAAGAAGCGGGCAGCGTGTCCAAACTCGCCCGCGCCGCAGGCTATGCCAAACCCGCCTCGCTGCACCAGCTGCGCGCCCGCCTGAACAAAGAAGGCGAAAACGGACGCGGCATCTCCCACGTGCTCGCCGCCAAGCTGGAAAAAAGCATGGGCAAACCCAAAGGCTGGATGGACAGACGCCATCCCGAGAAAAAAGCAAAAGACACCACCTCGCAGGAAGCCGTTCAGACGGCCTTGGCCGAACAGACCGTGCAGGCCGCGCCCTTTGCCGCCCGCGAAGGCGACCGCGTCGTCACCGTCACCCGCAACACCAGCGAAACCCAAATCACCCTCACCCTGAACCTCGACGGCACAGGCAAAGGCCTCTTCGATACCGGCGTGCCCTTCCTCGAACACATGCTCGACCAAATCGCCCGCCACGGCATGATCGATCTCGACATCACCTGCAAAGGCGACACCCACATCGACGACCACCACACCGTCGAAGACATCGGCATCACCCTCGGCCAGGCGCTGAAACAGGCGCTGGGCGACAAAACCGGCATCCGCCGCTACGGCCATGCCTACGTCCCGCTCGACGAAGCATTGAGCCGCGTCGTCCTCGACCTCTCCGGCCGCCCCGGCCTCGTGTACAACGTCGATTTCGTCCGCGCCCTCATCGGCCGCTTTGATGTCGACCTGTTTGAAGAATTCTTCCACGGCCTCGTCAACCACAGCATGATGACCCTGCACATCGACAACCTCAGCGGCAACAACGCCCACCACCAGGCCGAAACCCTGTTCAAAGCCTTCGGCCGCGCCCTGCGCATGGCGGTGGAGTTTGACGAACGCATGGCCGGGAAAATGCCTTCCACAAAAGGCACGCTCACCGATTAGGCTTATTTAAAACACCGTCCCAACCGCCTGACCCGTCCTCCGGAGCAGGCGGTTTGTCCGCCGGTTCAAACCTTATTCCGTTTTTTCAGACGGCCTCCAACCCGCATCCGCACACCCGTTCAGGCCGTCTGAAAACACAACGTTTCGTTTCAAAGATACAAAAAACACAAAGGACACCAGCCATGAAAATAGCCGTCGTCGATTACGGCATGGGCAACCTCCATTCCGTTGCCGGCTCCGTGCGCGAAGCCGCCCGCATCAGCGGCGCAAACGTGCAAATCCTGCTCACCGGCCGGGCCGAAGAAGTGGCCGCCGCCGACAAAATCATCTTCCCCGGCCAGGGCGCGATGCCCGACTGCATGGCCGCCCTGCAACAGAGCGGCTTGGGTGAAGCCCTGTCCGACGCCCTGAAAAACAAACCCTTCTTCGGCATCTGCGTCGGCGCGCAGCTGCTGTTCGAGCGCAGCGAAGAAGGCGACACACCCGGCCTGGGCTGGTTTGCCGGCACCGTCGAGCGCTTTTCAGACGGCCTCACAGACGCGGCGGGAGGCCGTCTGAAAATACCGCACATGGGCTGGAACACCGTGCACCAGACGCAGCCGCATCCCCTGTTCGCAGGCATCCCGCAGGATACGCATTTCTATTTCGTCCACAGCTACCGCTTCGCCCCCGCCGATCCGTCGGTCGTCCTCGCCACCAGCAGCTATCCCGACCCCTTCCCCTGCATCGTCGGTCGCGACAACGTGTTCGCCACCCAGTTCCACACCGAAAAAAGCCACAACGCCGGCCTCACCCTGCTGAGTAATTTTTTACACTGGAATGGATAATTTGTGTAAAATGCGCTTTACATGCAGCCGCCATACCCCGCGTTTTGAGGACAAAGGCCGTCTGAAAGCGCAATCCCAACGAAATTAAAAAGCGTTGTGCCGCGCTTTGCCACCCAATAAAGGAAAAACCATGCTGCTCGTTCCCGCCATCGATTTGAAAGACGGAAGCTGCGTGCGCCTGCGCCGCGGCCTGATGGAAGAAGCCACCGTATTTTCCGATGATCCCGCGCACACCGCGCGGCACTGGCTGCAACAGGGCGCGCGCAGGCTGCATCTTGTCGATTTGAACGGCGCATTCGCGGGCGAACCGAAAAACTTCCCCGCCATCAAAGAAATCCTGGCGGCTGTGGCGGCGGACATTCCCGTCCAACTCGGCGGCGGCATCCGCGATCTGGCCACCATCGAAAAATACCTCGCCCTCGGCCTGAACGACGTCATCATCGGCACGGCGGCGGCGAAAAACCCCGATTTCGTGCGCGAAGCCTGCAAAGAATTTCCCGGCCGCATCATCGTCGGCCTCGACGCCAAAGACGGCAATGTCGCCGTTGACGGCTGGGCAACGCTCACCGGCCTCGACGCCGCCGAACTGGGCAGGCGCTTTGCCGGCGACGGCATCAACTCCGTCATCTACACCGACATCGGCCGCGACGGCATGATGAGCGGCATCAACATCGAAGCCACCGTCCGCCTGGCCGAAGCCATAGGCATCCCTGTTACCGCATCGGGCGGACTCACCGGCTTGGACGACATCCGCGCCCTGTGCGCCGCAGAAAGCAGGGGCGTCACCGCCGCCATTACCGGCCGCGCCATTTACGAAGGCAGCATCGATTTCGCCCAAGCGCAAAAGCTGGCAGACGAGCTGTCGCAAACCGTTTGACACACCGCGCCCGCAGCAGGCGCACACCGACAACACAAAATAAAAGGGATTAAAAATGTTAGAAGCATTCGTTTTAGGATTTTGGATGATCTGGTCGGCCGACCGCGACATTTACGCGCTGTCGGAAAGCCTCGGCTTTATGATTATCGCCGTCATCATCCGCGGCTTCATGTCCATGACCCTGCCGGCGATGGACGGCATATGGGTGGCGGAAATCGGCGTGCAGTGGATATACGTCGCACTGGTGCTCACCGCCGTCAACCGCCTGTCCAACAGCTTTGCCTCCACCCTCGCCATTTCCGTTATCGGCTCGCTCGGCTTTTACTGGCTCTCCCAGCCCGAACACATGAAAAGCATCCTGTCCCCCTTCGTTTCCTAACCCTCAGGCCGCCCCCCGACGGACGGCCTGTTTTTTTCGCAAGGAAGCACAGCATGGCACTGAGCAAACGCATCATCCCCTGCCTCGACGTCAAAGACGGCCGCGTCGTCAAAGGCGTCAACTTCGTCGGCCTGCGCGACGCGGGCAACCCCGTCGACATCGCCAAACGCTACAACGACGAAGGCGCCGACGAAATCGCCTTCCTCGACATCACCGCCTCCTCCGACAACCGCGACACCTTCCTCCACGTCATCGAAGCCGTGGCCGAACAAGTCTTCATCCCCCTCACCGTCGGCGGCGGCGTGCGCAGCGTCGCCGACATACGCCGCCTGCTCAACGCCGGCGCCGACAAAGTCAGCATCAACACCGCCGCCGTCACCAACCCCGGCCTGATTGACGAAGCCGCAGGCTTTTTCGGCTCGCAGGCCATCGTCGCCGCCCTCGATGCCAAAGCCGTCAACCCCGACAACAGCCGCTGGGAAATCTTCACCCACGGCGGCCGCACCCCCACCGGCCTCGACGCCATCGAATGGGCGCGCGAAATGCAGCGGCGCGGCGCGGGCGAAATCCTGCTCACCAGCATGGACAGAGACGGCACCAAACAAGGCTTCAACCTGCCGCTCACCCGCTCCGTCAGCGAAGCCGTCGGCATCCCCGTCATCGCCTCAGGCGGCGTCGGCAGCATCGCCCACCTCGTCGAAGGCATCACCGAAGGCAAAGCCGACGCCGTCCTGGCCGCCAGCATCTTCCACTTCGGCGAAGCCACCGTCCGCGAAGCGAAAGAAGCCATGCGCGCGGCAGGTATCGAAGTTCGCCTGTAAAATCCCGCATACCGAGCGCTGTCAGACGGCCCCATCCATCAAGGCCGTCTGAAAGCGCTTTTTCCTTCTTCAGACGGCCTCCCGTTTGGAGCGGCACGCACCCTGTGGCAGAATGGCCATCCGCAAAACACACCCCAAGGAAAAAACATGATCCGCAAAACCGCCGCCTGCCTGGCCGCCGCCCTCCTTCTGGCCGCCTGCGATTCCGATGCCGACAAAATCGGCGACGCCAGCACCGTCTTCCGCATCCTCGGCAAAAACGACCGCATCGAAATCGAAGCCTTCGACGACGAAGACGTCAAAGGCGTCACCTGCTACCTCTCCTACGCCAAAAAAGGCGGCCTCAAAGAAGCCGTCAACCTCGAAGAAGACGCCAGCGACGCCTCCGTCTCCTGCGTGCAGACCGCCCCCGCCGTCGAATTTTCCGAACAGGCCGTGCTCAAACCCAGACAAATCTTCCGCCGCAGCGCCAGCTTCGCCTTCAAAAGCACGCAAATCATGCGCTACTACGACCCCAAACGCAAAGCCTTCGCCTACATGGTATACAGCGACAAAATCATCCAAGGCTCGCCGAAAAACTCCCTCAGCGCCCTCTCCTGCTACGGCGCGGCCGCCGCCCCGCAGGCCGCCCCCGCAGGCCGCGAAACCGTCGGCGCCTGCATCATCCAACCCGCCCCGCAGCGCTGACCCTCCCGCTGCAAAAGGCCGTCTGAAAACAAAGCTCCAACCAAGTTAAAGCACCGTTTCAGACGGCCTCAAAGCAAAGAAAACCCGCAAATCCGATTCACTGCAAACTGTGGCACACAGCGTTTCAGACGGCCTTAACAACGGTAAACCATACGGCTCTGCCGCACAACTGACTTTTCAGACGGTCTTCAAACAGCCGTCCAGGCCGGGAATCGATGTCCGACCTACCGAACCCCGTTTCAGGCTGCCCAAAAAAGAAAAAAACATGCCCCGTTTCACCCAATCCGCCCTCACCGCCCCAGATACCCTCACCGTCAAAATCAGCCTGCGCCACCTGCGCAGCGCAGCCGCCTTTGCCGAGCGCATCGCCCAAGTCCTGTCCTTCCCCCGACCCTGTCCCAATGCCGACGCGCTGGACGACCTGATGCGCGATTTGGCATGGCAGTCTGAAAGCCGTATCCGCATCCGCTTTGAACACCTGCGCGAACTACACAACCAAACCCCCGCCCTCGCCCGCCAAATCGCCGACCATTTCGCCATATGGCGCGAATACCGGCAGCAGCCGCGCTGCGGCAAAACCGTCTCCATCCATTTTTAACTTTAAAGCAGCCTGAAAATGCCCATCCGCAAATTCACCCGCAACAGCGCAGACAGCGAACACTACGACTACTGCGCCCGCCACTGCTACCCCGTTATCATCCTCGCCAATCTCGATGCCGAACACTGCACCCTGTTCTACGACATCACCGAGCGCGATTGCGACATCGCCACCGTCTCCGCCGCCGTGCGCCGAATCGCCGAAGCCTACGCCGAACTCTACGACCTGCCCGCCCATATCCGCGAGCGCTTCGCCGACCAGACCTATTATTTCAATGTCCCCGTGCGCCGCGAACACGCCGAATACGCCGCCGACGCGCTGTTTGACTATTTGCTGCGGCAGATTCGGGCAGCCTGAAAGCCGTCTGAAAACACTTTCAGGCTGCCTTTCAGACGGCATCCAAAGCAGCCTGCGGGCTACGCTTGCTCATGCAAAAATTACCTGCTCATACACACCCAGCGGAAAAAAGAGAGCCGCAAGAATTTCTTAATCAATTGAGGGACGATAAATGATAAACAAAGACGATTTAGTATTTTTTGAAGAAAATGGCTTTGAAGTTTGTTTGGAAAAAAAGAAATCAAAATTAACCATGCATGATATAGAAAGAGACGTTTTTTCTTGGGGCTGTACTAGATAAGCAGTCATGTCAGACTGCAAAAATGAAGATAACCCGTTGTAAACTAAAAAAGAGTATTCAAAAGAAACTGCTTCAGTTTTTTGTACTCGAAGTTACTGCCCGTTCAGC is a window encoding:
- the waaF gene encoding lipopolysaccharide heptosyltransferase II, with the protein product MSKKILIISPSWIGDCVMTQPLYRRLHQLHPGCTIDVFAPKWSMAVFERMPEINEIIENPFGHGALQLKKRWRLGRELGRRGYDQVIVLPGSLKSAVIALATGIRQRTGYVGESRYFLLNDIRKLDKAALPLMVDRYTALAHPTQADFNGHSDNPRFAIDPASRQAALAAHGLNTGKPVIAFCPGAEYGPAKRWPARHFAELGRRYLAQGWQVWLFGSQKDFPIAEEINALSDGLCTNLCGKTSLSEAIDLLSCADTVICNDSGLMHLAAALDRKLVAAYGSSSPDHTPPLSPKAKIVSLNLDCSPCFKRECPLGHTDCLNKLTPDMVRNAAEELAEENKAV
- the hisC gene encoding histidinol-phosphate transaminase, whose protein sequence is MTPTSHLVRDEIRAMSAYAVAAVPEDCIKLDAMELPCRFPDDMMRELAQELAQAQINRYPAPDACGVPELLRDTFAIPDAAQIALGNGSDELIQLLPLLLAKPGAKMLALEPSFVMYRHNAALAGMEYVGVPLNGDFTLNLPAVLAALETHRPALVFLAYPNNPTGVRFAREEVQAVIDAAPGVVVVDEAYGAFSGDSFLPQAGGEEKLVVLRTLSKIGFAGLRLGYACGHPSLMGELAKIVPPYNMNRLSLTAAAFALRRYGWVAKQIVSLKEERARLSEALARLPQVRVFPSEANFVTARVPDAAAVYEALKAHNILIKKLHGSHPLLEQCLRFTVGSPEQNRQVSNVLQTLF
- the hisB gene encoding imidazoleglycerol-phosphate dehydratase HisB translates to MDKKTIRTENFLRLVEEAGSVSKLARAAGYAKPASLHQLRARLNKEGENGRGISHVLAAKLEKSMGKPKGWMDRRHPEKKAKDTTSQEAVQTALAEQTVQAAPFAAREGDRVVTVTRNTSETQITLTLNLDGTGKGLFDTGVPFLEHMLDQIARHGMIDLDITCKGDTHIDDHHTVEDIGITLGQALKQALGDKTGIRRYGHAYVPLDEALSRVVLDLSGRPGLVYNVDFVRALIGRFDVDLFEEFFHGLVNHSMMTLHIDNLSGNNAHHQAETLFKAFGRALRMAVEFDERMAGKMPSTKGTLTD
- the hisH gene encoding imidazole glycerol phosphate synthase subunit HisH codes for the protein MKIAVVDYGMGNLHSVAGSVREAARISGANVQILLTGRAEEVAAADKIIFPGQGAMPDCMAALQQSGLGEALSDALKNKPFFGICVGAQLLFERSEEGDTPGLGWFAGTVERFSDGLTDAAGGRLKIPHMGWNTVHQTQPHPLFAGIPQDTHFYFVHSYRFAPADPSVVLATSSYPDPFPCIVGRDNVFATQFHTEKSHNAGLTLLSNFLHWNG
- the hisA gene encoding 1-(5-phosphoribosyl)-5-[(5-phosphoribosylamino)methylideneamino]imidazole-4-carboxamide isomerase, translated to MLLVPAIDLKDGSCVRLRRGLMEEATVFSDDPAHTARHWLQQGARRLHLVDLNGAFAGEPKNFPAIKEILAAVAADIPVQLGGGIRDLATIEKYLALGLNDVIIGTAAAKNPDFVREACKEFPGRIIVGLDAKDGNVAVDGWATLTGLDAAELGRRFAGDGINSVIYTDIGRDGMMSGINIEATVRLAEAIGIPVTASGGLTGLDDIRALCAAESRGVTAAITGRAIYEGSIDFAQAQKLADELSQTV
- the hisF gene encoding imidazole glycerol phosphate synthase subunit HisF produces the protein MALSKRIIPCLDVKDGRVVKGVNFVGLRDAGNPVDIAKRYNDEGADEIAFLDITASSDNRDTFLHVIEAVAEQVFIPLTVGGGVRSVADIRRLLNAGADKVSINTAAVTNPGLIDEAAGFFGSQAIVAALDAKAVNPDNSRWEIFTHGGRTPTGLDAIEWAREMQRRGAGEILLTSMDRDGTKQGFNLPLTRSVSEAVGIPVIASGGVGSIAHLVEGITEGKADAVLAASIFHFGEATVREAKEAMRAAGIEVRL
- a CDS encoding CreA family protein; protein product: MIRKTAACLAAALLLAACDSDADKIGDASTVFRILGKNDRIEIEAFDDEDVKGVTCYLSYAKKGGLKEAVNLEEDASDASVSCVQTAPAVEFSEQAVLKPRQIFRRSASFAFKSTQIMRYYDPKRKAFAYMVYSDKIIQGSPKNSLSALSCYGAAAAPQAAPAGRETVGACIIQPAPQR
- a CDS encoding barstar family protein translates to MPRFTQSALTAPDTLTVKISLRHLRSAAAFAERIAQVLSFPRPCPNADALDDLMRDLAWQSESRIRIRFEHLRELHNQTPALARQIADHFAIWREYRQQPRCGKTVSIHF